The Ferrimicrobium sp. genome segment TGATGGCGGTCACCAATGCTGGCTTCGCTCCAAGCCCTGCTGAGACGTAGCTGTAGTAACCTCCGGCCGAGCCGCGATGTTTGGAGAGGTGATAGAGGGTGTTGACCTCGATGAACATCAGGATGAAGGCAAAGAGATACGAGAGCGGTAGTGCCACGAGTGCAAAGGCGGCTCCAGCGGTCATAAAGGCGACGACGTCGCAGGTCGGCGCCATACCGGCGATGCTTTGGCTGACCAGACCCCAAACCGAGACGATTCCAGGCTGGAGGCTGTGAGGCTGGCCAGCTGGTGAGGTCGGCGCAGTCGCGTCCGCCTTGGTCAAGTCGTCTGGTTCCATCGCATGCTTGCCTTTCCAGAACTAGCTAGAATTTTTTTCTACTACTAGCGTAGTGCTAGAAGGGGCCGAAATATTCCGAAAATAGGAGAAAAATCTTCTGATGTGGTTCGTGCCCTGGGGGGGCTGGGTTCTCGATAGGAGGGTCGATCGTCTGCTTGGTCATCGACGGTAGCGGGGTGACTGACCGGTGTGGCAGGCACGTATCTTGGTGGGGTCCCATATCGAGCACAGCACGAAGAGTCTTGGCAAAAGGTTCGGAGATTGGCACGGGCGTTCGCGATGTCCGAGGCAAGCGGTATTCTCCACGATAGGGCGATCAACGGGATGGGAGTAGATGATGGGCCGTCGGCGCATGGTTCCGTTGGTGTTGTGTCTTGGAGTTGGCGTGCTGTCGCTTGGGGGCTGCAAAGCGACGACGGACGCGGCTCCTCGTCAGTCTGTCAAGCATCATCATGCAGGCCTGTCGGTGTCTACCAAGAAAACGCAGGCAAAGCCTTCGCAACCGACCCTCAGTAGGGCTCCGACGGATACCGGCACCGTTGATCGGGGACCGACCAGTCCCAGTGGGCACAACGCGCCAGTCGCGGTGGGTCAAGCTTCCGAAGGTACGTTGACTTTGATCACTGAACCCCAGGCAGGCATTGGACCTTGGTTGAACGCGATGAATCATGCGCGTTCTGTCATCGATGTGAACGAGTATCTCCTTACCGACTACCAGTTCCTCTCGGCCCTTCGGAGCGCAGCTGCTCGAGGAGTTCAGGTCGACGTCATTGTTGATGGGCATCCCTATGATGACGCCTCCGCTCCCTCCGTCGCGGTCACTGGACTTGCAGGAAGTGGAGTGCACCTCAAGATGGCTCCAGCACGTTTCGAAGGACAGTATGCCTTCGATCACGCGAAGTACCTGATCGTCGATCCTGGTCAGCCAGATCAGGTGGCTCTGTTCGGTTCCCCAAATGCGACCCAGAGCGCTTTTGATGGCGCGAATGCTGAGGATGCCTTTGTGACCTCGAATCCAAGTACGATCGCCGCGCTCGTCACCGTTTTTCACGCAGACTGGAACGGAACAGCTGCCGGGGCAACACCACGATCGGCGCTCGTACTCTCCCCCGGGTCGGGCTCCACGATCGCCGGGTTGCTTGGTCAGACTGGACCGGTTGCCGTCATGGCTGAAGAGCTCGGCGATGCCCCTTCGTGCTACCAGGCGCTTGTCGCCCATGGGTCAGCGGCTCGCGTGCTGATACCAGCGGATCCGTCCTGGGAAGCGACGGGCTATGCGAACGAACTCGTCCGATCCGGCGTACAGGTGCGAACGCTGGCCAGCCCCTATGTGCATGCCAAGCTCATCGTGACTCCTCACGTCACTTTCGTGGGCTCCGAGAACTTCTCAGTCGTCTCCTTTGACGACAATCGCGAAGTTGGTATGGTCACGTCAAATCCCACCGTGCGAGCGCAGGCTCTGGCATGGTTTGATGCGCTATGGAACGAAGCTGCCGTTTGGTCTGCGTCTGGAGGGGCGTCGCCGACTCCCGTTCCAACCTCCCCGACTCCAGCCTCTTCAGCCCCGCCGAACTCCGGGAGTGGCTCCCAACAGTCCTATCCCTATCTCAACGATGGTGATACCGAGGCCGAGGTGACCCAGCTGTGGGGACCGCCAACCTCGACGACGACCGCTAGCTATGACGGCTATCCTGAGGTGGTCTGGATCTATCCGGCAGGTCGCGTGTACTTTGAGGGTGGCACCGTCAGTTACGTGCAACGAACGCAGTGAAAGCTGAGTAAAGCCCCCAGCACATCGGTGCGGTTGGAGTTTTCTGAGAAGAAAATGTGACTTATGACCCTAAGTTAGGTATGCCTCAGCTCTCTTAGGCTGTCTTGTAGGAAATGAATGGAGTTATCCCATGGAGCCTTTGCTGGGTACAGTTACCCTTACATTGTCGCGATGGCAATTCGCTACGACGATTATCTTTCACTTTTTCTTCGTGCCCGTAACGATTGGCCTGGCGGTTATTGTCGCCATTTTTCAGACGGCGGTGTACAAGACCCATGACGAACGCTATGAGCACCTCGTGCGCTTCTTTGGGAAGCTCTTCCTGATTAACTTTGCCATCGGAATCGTGACCGGCATCGTGCAGGAGTTTCAGTTCGGCATGAACTGGGCCCAGTACTCAGCCTTTGTGGGCAATATCTTTGGGCCACCCCTCGCGATCGAGGGCCTCCTCGCCTTCTTCATGGAATCAACGTTCCTCGGAATCTGGATCTTTGGCAAAGGCAAGGTGTCGCCGAGGATCCACATGCTCTCCATCTGGATGGTCGTGCTTGGTAGCTCGCTCTCTGCCTCGTTCATTCTCGTTGCCAATACCTGGATGCAGGACCCTGTTGGTTACAAGATCGATCATGCGACCCACCAGGCCGTGATGACGAACTTCTTCGCGATTCTGACTAACGAGTTGTTTATCACGACCCTCTTCCATGTGCTCCTCGCCTCGCTCATCACGGGTTCCGCGGTTGCCCTCGGTGTTGCCTTCTATCAGATGAAGCGGGAGGGATCGCGGGCGATCTTCTCTCTTGGTATCCGTGTCGCGCTCATCGTCTTCTTCGTTGCATCGCTTGGGATGGCCCTCGATGGATCAGCGCAGGGAACGGTGATGGTCAAGGACCAGCCGATGAAGATGGCGGCCGGAGAGGCACTCTATAACACCCAGCGAGGGGCGCCTGAGTCACTCATCACCATCGGCAATCTCCACGACAAGGTGATCTTTCAGGTCGATCTTCCCCATGTGCTCTCACTGCTGGCCACGAACTCCTGGAACGGCAAGGTTCAAGGCATTAACCAGCTCCAAAAGGAGTATGTCAAGAAGTACGGACCGGGTAACTATGTGCCGCCCGTTTGGTTGGAGTATTGGAACTTCCGCATCATGGCGGGTCTCGGTGCGGTGATCATCGCGATCGCCCTCTGGGGCATGTGGCTTCTGCGTCGCAAGAAGCTCGACGACTCCAAGTGGTTTCGCAGGGTGGCGATCTACGCCATTCCCTTGCCGTTTATCGCCAATACGACGGGATGGATCTTCACCGAGACCGGTCGTCAGCCCTGGATCGTCTATGGAGTGCTGCGGACTGCTCAGGGAGTCTCCCGTGACATCTCCGCATGGGACGTTGGATTCACCTTCTTTGGCTTCATCGCGCTCTATGCGGTGCTGGGAGTGATCGATTTCGCCATGATGTATCACTACTCACGCAAGGAGCTCGCGATGATGAACGGCGAGGTGCTTCCTCCTGAGGACGATGCGGATGCCGAACACGATGCACTGGTTTATTAGGAGGGATTGACGATTATGCACGTAACTGGACTGCAATTGATTTGGTTTGTCTTGATCGGTTTCCTCTGGGCAGGCTACTTCTTTCTCGAGGGATTCGATTTTGGTGTAGGGATGCTGCTTCCCTTCATCACCAATGGGGACCTGGAACGAAGGGGCATGCTCAACGCGATCGGCCCGATTTGGGACGGGAACGAGGTCTGGCTGATCGTGGCTGGTGGCGCGACCTTTGCCGCCTTTCCCCTGTGGTACTCGACGATGTTCTCGGCGTTCTATCTGGCACTCTTTGTCGTACTGGTCATGTTGATCGTCCGAGGGATGTCCTTTGAGTTTCGTGGTTTGCGCACC includes the following:
- a CDS encoding phospholipase D-like domain-containing protein, encoding MGRRRMVPLVLCLGVGVLSLGGCKATTDAAPRQSVKHHHAGLSVSTKKTQAKPSQPTLSRAPTDTGTVDRGPTSPSGHNAPVAVGQASEGTLTLITEPQAGIGPWLNAMNHARSVIDVNEYLLTDYQFLSALRSAAARGVQVDVIVDGHPYDDASAPSVAVTGLAGSGVHLKMAPARFEGQYAFDHAKYLIVDPGQPDQVALFGSPNATQSAFDGANAEDAFVTSNPSTIAALVTVFHADWNGTAAGATPRSALVLSPGSGSTIAGLLGQTGPVAVMAEELGDAPSCYQALVAHGSAARVLIPADPSWEATGYANELVRSGVQVRTLASPYVHAKLIVTPHVTFVGSENFSVVSFDDNREVGMVTSNPTVRAQALAWFDALWNEAAVWSASGGASPTPVPTSPTPASSAPPNSGSGSQQSYPYLNDGDTEAEVTQLWGPPTSTTTASYDGYPEVVWIYPAGRVYFEGGTVSYVQRTQ
- a CDS encoding cytochrome ubiquinol oxidase subunit I; the encoded protein is MEPLLGTVTLTLSRWQFATTIIFHFFFVPVTIGLAVIVAIFQTAVYKTHDERYEHLVRFFGKLFLINFAIGIVTGIVQEFQFGMNWAQYSAFVGNIFGPPLAIEGLLAFFMESTFLGIWIFGKGKVSPRIHMLSIWMVVLGSSLSASFILVANTWMQDPVGYKIDHATHQAVMTNFFAILTNELFITTLFHVLLASLITGSAVALGVAFYQMKREGSRAIFSLGIRVALIVFFVASLGMALDGSAQGTVMVKDQPMKMAAGEALYNTQRGAPESLITIGNLHDKVIFQVDLPHVLSLLATNSWNGKVQGINQLQKEYVKKYGPGNYVPPVWLEYWNFRIMAGLGAVIIAIALWGMWLLRRKKLDDSKWFRRVAIYAIPLPFIANTTGWIFTETGRQPWIVYGVLRTAQGVSRDISAWDVGFTFFGFIALYAVLGVIDFAMMYHYSRKELAMMNGEVLPPEDDADAEHDALVY